From the uncultured Methanomethylovorans sp. genome, the window GAGTCAATTGAGTAATTAGATTGTTTAATCCAAAATAATAAAGTTGAGTATACATGACTGCGACAAATTCAACAGACATCAATGATTGGCCTCTGGCTGAAGGTGATTATATTTTGGGAAGGCCTGATTCTCCGGTTGCGATTGTGACACTTGCTTCAGATTACAGAAAACTTGATTTGAAAAACTATGCGATTTGTGGGGCATGTTTTACAGAGAATTTTGGAATCCAGAAAGTAATTGTCAATATTCTCTCTAATCCTAAAATAAGCTGTCTGATCGTCTGTGGAAAAGAAAGCAGTCACTTTGCAGGCCAGTCCATATTAGCACTTGTAGAAAACGGGGTTTCGACTTTAGGTGGTTACAAGAAGATAATCGGTTCAAAAGGAGTGATACCATATCTGGACGAAATCCCCTTGGCCGCAATCAACCGGTTCATACGGGAAATAAAGGTTATAGATCTTATAGGTACCACAGAAAACGAAGCGATTCAGGAGATAATTGACTCCTGCCAAGGTAAGGAAAGGAACGAAGCTTCAAAATATCCCATACCGGAAATTGATGAGAATAGCTGGAGGAAATATGAAAAAATGATCCAACAGAATGTGATGTCCAAAATGAAAAAATAGGGGATAACATTTCAGATTAACGGTGATTTCTATCATTTGAACTTCAGGCTGTAAAAAAGGGGCTTGAAAGCAAAAGAGATGAACTTGATTTCAGTATAATGAGTGATGTGCATCTTTGAAATCACTTTCTTTTTCTATTGAACTAGTTTCAAAAGCATAAATACAACTTCATACAATAGTTGTATGAGGGGTTTGGATTGCTGTAAGGCCTCAACTGCACATTACCAAGGAAGGAGTATACATGGAACATGAGAATATCATTGATAATGTAAAAAATGTTATTGTCCATATGAAGGGTGTAGAAACTACCTATTTGCTCAATGAAGAGGATCGGGAGATTGTCAGGGAACTTGAGAAGAAAGCTGATGAGATGACCCTTATGGGACTTGGCAGGGGTGACAACAAAGGTGTCAAGGCAGTCCTTAAAAATAATGTGGTATTCGCTTTTACCACAAACATGGACTTCAATTGGCCTGAAGGACCAAATATAATCCTCATGCACGGCGAGCGTGTTGTAGGCCAGGACCTTGACGATGAGGCTAAACTAGAGGAAATGAAGGCATGCAAGGATAAACTCGTGATTGCTAACATTGTCATATACGACACCAGTGTCCTCAAAGGAATGGATGCCAAGACCAATCCGCTGGTCGTTGTAATGCCACCGAAGACCTGTAAGGAGGTAGAGTGTGTAGATAAGGTCTGCAATGTAGTCCTCGCATCACCGTCCACGCCAAGCGATGAATATCTGAAGGGGAAAATGGGACTTGAATATCTCCATAGGACAGGTACTTTCCTGCTGGGATTCGATTTTGAATCCTCGCGCAGTTAAAATATCCAGACGCCTGCATTGGAACTAAAAAAGTAAAAATTATTGAAAGAGTATATTTCAAAACTCCTTTTTTCTCATATTTTTAGTTATTGACTGCAGTGGACTAACAAAATAATGTCTTCTTATGCTATTTTTTAACCAGGAAAGAACTAAGTGCTTATAATCTGAGTTTTGAAACAGGCTCTTTTACTATGTTAAACTAATATTCGTCCCAGCTTTGACAGTTTATAAAAATTAAGGGAACTTTTTGAGGCATTTCGCCCTTTTTCCATCGTAATTATCCAAAACAACAAGCAAAATATGACTGCCTACGAGAAAATAATTGATTCATAACATTTATTAATAAAAATTCAATTATGCGTAATAACTGTCAAACTTGGGATTCATCAATACATTTAGATATAAGGGTATAATCATGAATGATGGCACGGATAATGGGGACAGTAGCCTGCCGATCACTGAAAGTGAAAGAAAGAAGCTTCTTGCCGAATTACACACCCGTCTTTTCTGGGTGGGAGAAAAGATACCCTATTTTGTGGAGATTAATGGCAAAAAATGCAAGCCTCATAACAGGGTATGGGAGTTGATCAATAAAGAAAAATTATCGGAAGATGAATAGAAGCAAATCGAAAAATGCATTGTTGTTCAAGGAAAAGATAGGTGAACTTGAGTTGTAAACTATAGAAATGACCGGTGAAGAGGCTAAAACTCTTTCTGATGAGACTGTTGGGTTGTTGCGTACAATAATGGATTTGAAAGAGATAGAGGGAGGGATTTCTAAAAAAAGGGAAAAAGAGTTTCATGAGATGTTTTCATCACAATGGATCGAAGAGATACATAGATGGTTGAATTTCTTGAAGGACGCCAAGAAAAAGTAAGTAGTTTAAACAGCAAAGTAATCTTGGAACTATTTTCTGAAGTTTACCTCAGTACCTATACTCGGAACGTTACTTGTGAAGATAAGTGCTGAACTGGATCGATTCCTATGGTAGAGAATATCCCGGAAGATATCATAAAAGACTTTCAATTTATCTGCCATTTACATGAGCAGGCAGTCTGCGATCATGATAAATGCAGAGAATTCAGTGAAAAATTATCCGAACTTCTTATTGTACTTGGGGATATGGGGTTCTACCGGCTGGCTGACAGAATAATGAGCATTCTTCTGAACTGTAAACCAAAAGATGCATCTCATTGTGAAAAAGCAAATCTTGTGGGGGAGATGCTAAAAGAGATAACAAAAGAGCTACCGAAATAGCTGGAGATGATGTTTTCATCCAGTTTCTTAACCTAAGAGATGAAGCGCTTCGATGTTTTGATTTCTGATTTTCTCATTTCTACTCAGGAAGACTCTTCTCGTTTTCCCTGCAGTTATCTGCAGCAATCGCATCCACCTTCTAAATGAAGCAGATTATTTTTAATACGTTCTTTAGACCAACAATCCACACAAAGCTTTATTGTTCCTAACTCTTTATGATTAGTTCTGAGCAAAGAATTTTCTTCTTTTCCACATATTGCGCACTTAAAGCTCATTTTAAACCCTCTGAACTAACTCATATTTTACATGTATGTGTGAATTAAAACATTCTTCATCATCCGTTTTTTCTGGTGTTTTGTCCGAAGCAAGATTTTTTCTATATTTATCTTCTATTCCGGTAATTTCCATAGCTATGTCCTCATTTGTAATCTTTTTGATGCTCACGATAGAAGTACCATCACAACAGCAGCTTAGGCTCTCTTGCCCAAATCAGAATGTGATTGATCACCTTTGAGATTTTCGAGAATCGGATTCATATTTTTGTTTAACTGATAGTATTTCCATTTTGATTGTTTATAAGAATCTATAATTCCACTTTGCTGCATCACTGCAAGATGGTGAGATATTAGATTTTGCTTTTCCTCTAACTTGTAAACAAGCTCACAAACGCAATAATCTCTTTTGGAGAGAAGATAGGCAATCCTGAGGCGAGTGGGATTAGCGAGTACTCTTAGGTTTTTGCATATTCTGTCAATCTCTTTTGCGGATATTTCCTTTTCATCCTGTAGTTTTTGTTCCCATATGAGTTTTATCTCAGGGTCATTGGGACAACATTGCATGATGATGTAAGCTACTGTTTCCCATAAATATTTGTTGAGAATTTTACTAAAAGGTTACAAGCATCACCTGTTGTAACCAAACACAAGTCACAATGAATCAAAATTAGTACTCAATAAGAGTTTCCTATCATATCAATACTTTTTGAATTTGAGATCATGCATATTTAAACTATAGGGGCTTTGAATTGTTTGAGGTTTGTATTATGTCATTCCTAAACAAACAACTGCCTGAAACAGTTGAAGCATTTGCAAAAATGCGAGATTCTATATTTGTAGAAACTACGCTTGATGGAAAAACAAAGGAACTCATAGCTGTTGCTTCATCAGTTTTGATGAGATGCGAATACTGCACTGAAATCCACTCTAAGAGAGCTATTGCTAAAGGATCTAACCAGAAAGAAATAGCAGAAGCAATTGCTATTGCAATGTTTGTTGCATGTGGTTCCCAATTGGGATGGACAAAAGTATACGATCAAATTTTCAGTGATAGTGCAGACAGTGACCGCGAAATTAATAAGTGCTGTTGTGCAGGCTCTAAATAAGACCTTTATATCCGATAGCAAAAGCATTTCTAGGTAATAATGATGCCCGGACCCCCTGCGGAAATTAAGCTGGTGAACAATGCCATGTCAAATGTCACCAGAAGAAAGATTATGAACTTGCTGACCGAGGACAACAGATCGAAAGAAGCTATTGGCAAAGCCATAGGTCAGTCAATGCTGGACTATCATCTGCAGCTTCTACAACAAGCTGGGTTGATCGCTATCAAGGATGAAATGCTGGAACTGACTTATTTTGGGAAAAACATGCTGGAATCCAAGGCAGAAAGGCCTGCTGGATCTAGGAATGATCTTTTAAATATAAGACCCATAGAGATCGCAGAGGTCAGACAGCTTATTCCATGCATAGCCGATGCAGCTAAGTATAGAGTTCTGGCCCAAGTGCAACCACTCCTGGGAGCAACCCTGAAGCAGATGGAATCGCTTTTCCCAAGGGCTAGATACTTGGAGAATATCGGGGCATTGACAATCCAGACGGGAAACATCATGATTACTGCCTATTCCACAGGCAAAGTAATCATGACTATGATAACCAGTGATGATGAGGCAAAAAGATCCTTGGGAATTTCAAGAAGACAATAAATGAAGCCATAGAGAAGGGAATTACACCGGTTCCCAGAGAGAAACTTAAGGTAGATCATGCAGAGATATATAAGTACCTTCCCAAAACCAATTGCCATAACTGTGGTGAACAAAGTTGTTACTCCTTTGCTATTAGGCTGGTAGGTAAGGAGACAACGCTGGATAAATGCACACCCTTGCTATTTTGTTGCAGCAATATGGGGAAATGCTATTGCGCCCCTTCCTTCTGCTTCTTGGGATTTTCATGCTTACAGCCGACAGGCTTCAATTTTCCAAAGGATGCGGTATGATTAGTGGTCTGGGTCAAGAATACGGAGATAAAGGTTATCTTGGTGGATTTACGCTTGGTTTTATCTTTGCTTTGTCGTTCTGTCCTTTCAGTGCGGTACTGTTGTTTGGGATGCTGATCCCTCTGGCAATGGCTGCTGGTGATCCAATCATCGTACCCTCGGTATTTGCTATTGCAACAGCTTTACCGGTGCTGTTCTTCTCTGTGCTACTGGTATATTCTGTTTCAAGGGTAGGAATATTCGTAAATAAGCTTCAGGTTGTTGAGAAAAAGATGAGGATACTGGCAGCACTTATCTTCATACTGGTAGGCCTGTATTATTCGAGGATCTTGATATTTTCATAGATATGGCCTGATCGTTAAAATATGGCATTTAGTGAGATCATATCTTTTAACCCTTGCTATGTATTTCAAATATATTTGAAACCGCTGCTCTTAAATATGTGAAAACCAATTATACTTTATATGATTAGCGGAGTTGTGCCATAACTATGCTAAACCATAAAGGGATGATCAATATGGAAATGATTAAAGAGGAAATGCTTGAACTTGGATTTAATTTTCATGGGCATAGGTGCCCAGCTATGCCGCTTGGAATGAGGTCAGGAGCTGCTGCTATGAACGCACTGGTGGTTGACAGATCAAAGGATAAAGAGCTCTTCCTGATTGTAGAAACCGGAGATGATCATGCAGCTGGGTGTTTTGTCGATGGTCTTATGACTATTACTGGCTGTACTTATGGGAAAAGCAATATTAAGAAAACCTACTATGGTAAAATGGCTTTTACACTCGTGGATACTGTAAAGCAAAAGGCAGTCAGAGCACACATAAAGCCTGAATTCTTTGGCAACATGTTAAAATCTCCATTTGTTGAACAGAGAAAAATAGGTGTATTGCCACAGAACATTCCTTCTGAGATCACTGAACCATTGATTAACAAAATACTTAGCTTACCTGAAGAAGACTTCTTGGTTATTAGCCAGGTTTTCGATTATCATTTTGAAAAGAAAAAGGGGATATTCGATACTGCATTGTGTGAGAAATGTGGTGAGCGCACATTTGTTCATAAATTGCAGCAGGTAAATGGCAAAATGCTTTGTAAACCCTGCACTGATAAAATAAGTAGTCGATAAACTGGGGTAATTGGTGTTATGATCGAATTGTTTGCTGGGTTAGTGACACTTGCAGCCACAAGCGTATTAACCATTGCCGGTGTGGGTGCTGCTTTCATTCTCATACCCGTATACATGAGTATGGGAATCGAGTTGCATACAGCCATGAGTACTGCATTACTGCTAAACTGCATCGCCATGATTTTTGCGTCCATTAATTTTGCACGTGAACGTCTGATCCTTTGGCGAACAGCCTTCCCCATTTTGATTTCAGCCACTATTTTATCACTTCTGGGGTCATATTCTAGCCAGTATTTTCCACGTAACACGTTGTTGATTCTGTTTGTGATATTTTTAGTATTCGCAGCATCGATGATGCTATTTTATAAACCAAAACCGAAAGAAAAACAAAACTCTGGATGGAAAGAAATAGCAATAAGCACTGGTATCGGTTCCATTGCTGGTTTTGTGGGAGGGTTATTGGGAGTTGGCGGTGGAAATATTATCGTACCGGCATTAGTATGGTTAGGGGTAGAACCTAAAAAGGCTTCAGCAACAACATCTTTTATAGTGATCTTTTCTTCCTTTTCAGGGTTTTTAGGCCGTGCTTCACTAGGTCATCTAGATATTCATTTGCTTTTATTTACAGCTGTAGGTGCAATTTTTGGTGCAATTTTGGGTTCTTGGCTGTTAAGTAAAAAACTTAACAATAGGCAGATTAAGCTAGCAATTGGAGTAATACTATATTTTATTGCCCTTAAAATGGCTTATGATTTACTATTCTAATAGGTGTCACTGCTTTGTCCCTTCCGGAGATAATTATCCTGAAGAAAGTATTGAAGAAAGAATTGATTGCAGCTTTTGTGACAATTGTAACAGTAGCCATAATCTTTACTGGGTATCTGTTCAATTATCTTCTATGGTGAATTATTCAAATGTATTCTGCAAACCATCAAATAAGGATCGAATAATGGGCATGACTCTTATAAGTCTTCTGATATCATTGCTTTGTGATAGGCCATTGTAAGCATCTTGTTCACAAAATTGATGGCTTCTTCCTCAGAGTCTACCATCCTTATTGTGACCTGACCATTCTGGAAAAAGTTCATTTCCATAATTCCACTTCTCACAGCCACCATCCCTAATTTCTCGGAATACTTGCCATCTAGGTATCTAGCGATCAAAGGAAGATCAGGCTCTTCATCCAGTTGTGCAATGATCCTCAATTTCCAGGGATCAGCTATGCATGGAAATATCTTTTCGGTATGTGCGACTCTCATTTTTCTTCTCGCAGATAATAAGGTCATTGAGACATTTCAATATATCTTGAAATGAAGTTCAAGATTAATAATATTTTCCATCCGTGTTTCTTTAGAAATCCTTTACATCTAGGGAAAGGAGTGGAATCCATTTTTAAAAAGTGAACCGGGTTAAGGAACTAAAGTCATTGTAATGGTGGTATCGGTATCGATTGCAAAGAAGGCAACGATGGAAGCAGTAGTATAGCAATAACCGGAATTGTACTACTGGCGGCTGCAGTCGTGATCTTCTTTATATCTAAAGAAAAAAGAGAAAAATCAGTAGCTGAATAATTTGTTATGTTTCTCCCATTAAATTAAAATTTGGGGAAACAATTCTCTATTTCATACCTTATCTCTTTTTGCAGTTTTCCTTAGGCTTTTCATTTTTTCAAGCTCAGATTCAAGTTCCTGGATCTTGAGCTCGTCAATCCTATCTTCGAGGTTTGAGAGTTCCTTATCAGCTTTTAAAACCGTACCACGTATTTTTTCAACGACATTCTTCTCTAGGTTAAGCCTCTGTTTTTTGGTTTCATTGACCAGGTCTTCCACTAGTATTTTTCCCTCTTCTTTGCTCAGGGAGCCTGCTTCAACTCTTTCCTTTACGAACTCTCTTATTTTCTCTTCAGACAATGCTGCTAATCCTGCACCTATAAGTGCAGCTGCGCCAAGAATGCCCACTTTTGTCATTTTATCCATTTAGTAAACCCCCTCGTAATTTTTAGTAACTTTCATTTGTACTCTACATCTAAAATATAGGTGTAATTACAATATAAATATAATGGAGTGCATTTAATCAAAAAAACTTCATATTATTGTACTTCTATATCGTCTGCTCAATGAAGAGTAATTCTAAAATATAAAATACCTAATAAGTAAATATAACCCTATCTGATCATTTAAGTCTCTTTATTAAAACTAGTTAGAAACATTCAATTACTATGAATTACATCACAGGGATCGCCATGCCAAATAAAAGGAAAAATTCTGTTGATATTCCAATTGTTGCTGCTCTTGTATTGCTTACGGACTTATTCATACTCATGCCAGGGCTAGCAGCTACTCCTATTCGTTCGGTGCTGGGTTTGCCCATGGTACTGTTCCTGCCAGGATATGCTTTAATAGCTGCTCTTTTTCCAGCAAAAGATGATCTTGATGGCATTGAACGTCTGGCACTGAGTTTAGGTCTCAGTATCGCCGTAGTACCGCTAATAGGCCTTGGACTGAATTATACTCCTTGGGGCATAAGGCTGATTCCAATCCTGGTTTCTTTATCGGTATTTACTTTCATTATGTGTTTAGTTGCGGTTTACAGGAGATCTCAGCTTCCTTTAGATAAAGCATTTTCACTTTCTTTGGGTGATGTATATGGTGCCGTAAAAGCACCCGTAAGCAGTCAACCCGAGTCAAAGTTAGACCGCATTCTTACAATAATTCTTGTTATCGCTGTCTTAGCATCAGTAGTTGCACTTGCCTATGTAATTGTAACTCCTAAACAAGGAGAAAAATTTACCGAATTCTACATTCTTGGAATGGATGGCAAGGCAGACAATTATACTACACGTTTCGCTTTGGGTGACAGTGGGCAGGTAATCGTGGGTGTTGTAAATCACGAATACGAAAATGTAAAATATAGTATGGATATCAGGCTTAATAACGAGTCTCTTCCAGTTCCGCCTAATGCTCAGAGTTTCACTTTGGATAACAATGCTACGTGGGAGCAGCCTGTGACATTCACTCCAAATGCTGCCGGTAACAACATGAAGTTAGAGTTCTTGCTCTACAAGAATGATAATTTGACTGTTCCTTACAGAGATCTTCATCTATGGGTCAATGTAACGAGGGGTATCAATGCAACCAACTGAAGAAAACGTTTATAGTAAACTACAGGAACATGATTTTTCTCGTGTAGCTCGTAGGTCCGTACTTCCTGTTCTGGTTACAGTCTTATTCATAGCAATTGCTGAGATCTTTATGCTTTCGGGAATAAAGGGAGCATCAATCCTGCTTCATATGTTTATTCTTATTATTGTGTCTATAAACACTGTGCGCATCAAAGATAAATATGTAGCTTGGGCTCTTCAGGCTCTTATGCTGCTGCCTCTGATGAGGCTGATCAATTTCTCTATGCCTATATTTTCAGAACTGATGTTGTATCGGTATTTCTATGTCTATATTCCTATGTTCATACCTATATTTTTGATAATCAGGCACCAGAGTTTTTCTCCCGTACAGCTTGGTCTATCTTTCAAGAGAATAATTCTTTATTTGCCTCTTTCGTTGGTATTTGGCTTGTTAATAGCAGAAGTGGAATATTTTATTATTCCTGTTAGTCCTCTTGTGCCGAACATGTCTTTTTACAACATGGTGGACGTTGCTTTGATCATGGTCTTTTGCGTCGGTTTGATAGAGGAGCTTATGTTCCGGTCTATTCTGCAAACCAGACTTGAAGGTGTGTTTGGTTCCACGACGGGAATTATTGTTACGAGTTTACTTTTTGGCATCATGAGTTCTGTCTATGGTTCCATCCCTGAAGTTATCTTTGCATTCCTAGTAGGTCTGATACTGGGGTTCATGTTCAACAAAACTCGAAGTTTACCTTTTGTTGCTCTTACTCATGGTCTTGTTAATATTTTCCTTTTTGTCCTCATACCTTTACTAGGGTCGGGACTTAGGATAATCTGATTTGTATTCAATGACTTGCCGGTTAAATGTACTTTGCAGTAAGGTAAAGATATCTTGCAAGTCATCACATATTTTTCAGATTCATTTTGAAATGGTGTCTATTTTCTTCCTGAAAACAGAATGGGTAGTATAGACTTTGTATGTGGTCACTGTATAATGACTATCACTTCTCAAAAAAGAATATATATGTGCCTAGTTACACATAATTACCTGAATGGCAATGCCATTAAGTAAGTCTTCAGATTATCGCGATTATCTTATAAATTACAATTGCAGCAAAGCAAATCACTAGTGGCATTATGCTCATGTCAAGTGAACACTCAATAGTGCTATTCCATCTTGTGGATGCAGCTAACATGAGCTTTGCAGAAAGTAGTGTCACCAAAGCAATAACTGCAAGAACTCCATATTCAGGAAGTCCTATGTGTGTGGTCATCGATGTGATTCCACCATTTGTGGTTGCAGATGCTACTGCACTTTCTAACGCCACAGACGCTATAGATGTTAACATATTGTCCTGTCCATATTCTTTATCACTATATATATCTTTTCTAGTGTTATATTACTATTGGGCATTTATTATATTATAACGATCTTCAGAAAATCTCCATATGTGTTGTATTTTCTATGCAGTCTAAATTATCAGATAGGTATTTATTTGTAAATAATTAATATATTTCGTTATATGCCTAATATCCACGATAGAACTAAATCCAACCTCTATGGTATTAAAGGGTTGCATAATGTTTATTCATGGAATGGTCTTGCTATCCATTTTAAGAACAGTTCTAGGGTGCAAAGATGTGAATTTTTTAGTTCATGCAAGTCTAA encodes:
- a CDS encoding carboxymuconolactone decarboxylase family protein, which encodes MSFLNKQLPETVEAFAKMRDSIFVETTLDGKTKELIAVASSVLMRCEYCTEIHSKRAIAKGSNQKEIAEAIAIAMFVACGSQLGWTKVYDQIFSDSADSDREINKCCCAGSK
- a CDS encoding sulfite exporter TauE/SafE family protein; this translates as MHTLAILLQQYGEMLLRPFLLLLGIFMLTADRLQFSKGCGMISGLGQEYGDKGYLGGFTLGFIFALSFCPFSAVLLFGMLIPLAMAAGDPIIVPSVFAIATALPVLFFSVLLVYSVSRVGIFVNKLQVVEKKMRILAALIFILVGLYYSRILIFS
- a CDS encoding type II CAAX endopeptidase family protein; the protein is MQPTEENVYSKLQEHDFSRVARRSVLPVLVTVLFIAIAEIFMLSGIKGASILLHMFILIIVSINTVRIKDKYVAWALQALMLLPLMRLINFSMPIFSELMLYRYFYVYIPMFIPIFLIIRHQSFSPVQLGLSFKRIILYLPLSLVFGLLIAEVEYFIIPVSPLVPNMSFYNMVDVALIMVFCVGLIEELMFRSILQTRLEGVFGSTTGIIVTSLLFGIMSSVYGSIPEVIFAFLVGLILGFMFNKTRSLPFVALTHGLVNIFLFVLIPLLGSGLRII
- a CDS encoding DUF1616 domain-containing protein codes for the protein MPNKRKNSVDIPIVAALVLLTDLFILMPGLAATPIRSVLGLPMVLFLPGYALIAALFPAKDDLDGIERLALSLGLSIAVVPLIGLGLNYTPWGIRLIPILVSLSVFTFIMCLVAVYRRSQLPLDKAFSLSLGDVYGAVKAPVSSQPESKLDRILTIILVIAVLASVVALAYVIVTPKQGEKFTEFYILGMDGKADNYTTRFALGDSGQVIVGVVNHEYENVKYSMDIRLNNESLPVPPNAQSFTLDNNATWEQPVTFTPNAAGNNMKLEFLLYKNDNLTVPYRDLHLWVNVTRGINATN
- a CDS encoding sulfite exporter TauE/SafE family protein, which translates into the protein MIELFAGLVTLAATSVLTIAGVGAAFILIPVYMSMGIELHTAMSTALLLNCIAMIFASINFARERLILWRTAFPILISATILSLLGSYSSQYFPRNTLLILFVIFLVFAASMMLFYKPKPKEKQNSGWKEIAISTGIGSIAGFVGGLLGVGGGNIIVPALVWLGVEPKKASATTSFIVIFSSFSGFLGRASLGHLDIHLLLFTAVGAIFGAILGSWLLSKKLNNRQIKLAIGVILYFIALKMAYDLLF
- a CDS encoding tetrahydromethanopterin S-methyltransferase subunit A produces the protein MTATNSTDINDWPLAEGDYILGRPDSPVAIVTLASDYRKLDLKNYAICGACFTENFGIQKVIVNILSNPKISCLIVCGKESSHFAGQSILALVENGVSTLGGYKKIIGSKGVIPYLDEIPLAAINRFIREIKVIDLIGTTENEAIQEIIDSCQGKERNEASKYPIPEIDENSWRKYEKMIQQNVMSKMKK
- a CDS encoding FmdE family protein, whose amino-acid sequence is MEMIKEEMLELGFNFHGHRCPAMPLGMRSGAAAMNALVVDRSKDKELFLIVETGDDHAAGCFVDGLMTITGCTYGKSNIKKTYYGKMAFTLVDTVKQKAVRAHIKPEFFGNMLKSPFVEQRKIGVLPQNIPSEITEPLINKILSLPEEDFLVISQVFDYHFEKKKGIFDTALCEKCGERTFVHKLQQVNGKMLCKPCTDKISSR
- a CDS encoding metalloregulator ArsR/SmtB family transcription factor, translated to MQCCPNDPEIKLIWEQKLQDEKEISAKEIDRICKNLRVLANPTRLRIAYLLSKRDYCVCELVYKLEEKQNLISHHLAVMQQSGIIDSYKQSKWKYYQLNKNMNPILENLKGDQSHSDLGKRA